The Bifidobacterium sp. WK012_4_13 genome contains the following window.
CAACGTTCTGCGGCGTGATCGACAGCTCTTCGAGAGATACGCCCTGCTCGTTGGCGATTCTGGACAGTTCGCCCATCCACCACTTGCGCGCGCCCGCCGCATCGGTTCCAGCCTTGACGGTGTCTTCGATCAGATCAAGCGCGCCTGCGTTCACGGCATCGCGCATTTCCAGATCGGAGAACTTCCACTCCCCCTTCAACCGTGCCCTGCGTTCACGAGGCATCTCCGGCATGTTCGCCGCCAACTCATCGATGTGGCTCTTGGTCACGTGCACCATGACCAGATCCGGATCGGGGAAGTAGCGGTAATCGTTCGCATCGGACTTGACGCGTCCACCTGCCGTGGTCTGGGTGGATTCATCCCAGTGGCGTGTTTCCTGCAGGATTTCGCCGCCCTTGTCAAGAATCGCAGCCTGACGGCGAATCTCATAGGTCAGGGTCTTTTCTATGCCCTTGAACGAGTTGACGTTCTTGGTCTCGGATCGCGTGCCCAACTGATCCTGTGGCGTCTTGCGCAGCGAGATGTTCACGTCGGCACGCATATTGCCCTGCTCCATGCGAGCATGGGAGATGTTCAGCGCGCGAACGATGTCACGAATAGTGCGCACATAGGCACCGGCGATCTCAGCGGCTCTCGCCCCTGCACCCTCGACTGGCTTGGTCACGATCTCAATGAGCGGCACGCCTGCGCGGTTGTAATCGCACAGGGAGTGATCCGCACCTTCGATGCGGCCATCCGCACCGCCGACGTGCGTGTTCTTGCCGGCATCGTCCTCAACGTGAGCACGCTCGATAGGGACGCGGAAGATCTCACCGTCATCCAGCTCGACATCCAGATATCCGTTGCCATTCAAAGGCTTGTCGTACTGAGATATCTGGTAGTTGCGCGGCATATCAGGGTAGAAGTAGTTCTTGCGTGCGAACTGGCTCCACTCGGCGATATCGCAGTGCAATGCAAGGCCAAGCTTGATCGCGTAGTCAATCGCAGTCCTGTTCACCACAGGCAGGCTTCCTGGCAATCCGAGCGAGACAGGGGTCAGTTGCGTATTCGGCTCGCCACCGAATTCGATGTGGGCCGGGCAGAACAGCTTCGTGTTCGTGCTGAGCTCAACGTGGACTTCCAGACCGAAAACCGGATCGTATTTCTTGACGGCATCGGCAAACTTCATCAATGTATCAGCCATGATTCCTAATTCCTTCCGATGCTTACTTTGCGAGACTCTCGAGCCACGGCGTCTTCATGGATTGCAGCATCGGGCCGCCACGGGCCTGATCGAGTGCAGCCTCGAGCGCTGCGGCTGGCCTATACATCAGGTCATCGCGCATCTGGGGGGCGAAGAACTGGAATCCGACCGGAAGTCCATCGTCGCTCAGACCCGCGGGAATGGACATTGCTGGAACGCCTGCAAGATTTGCGGGAATGGTGGCGACATCCTCAAGATACATGGTCAGGGGGTCGTTCATCTTCTCACCGAACTTGAACGCAGTGCTTGGACTGGTCGGCGAGACCAGCACGTCACACTGCTTGAATGCGTTCTCATAATCGCGAATTATCAGGGTTCTGACCTTCTGAGCCGAGCCATACCAGGCATCGTAATAGCCAGCGGAAAGCGCATAGGTTCCCAGGATGATACGACGCTTGACTTCGTCTCCAAAGCCTGCCTCGCGGGTCGCAGCCATCATGTTGGCGGCCGTCTGGTCAGTGCCAGTCGGTGGCATCACTCGCAGACCGTAGCGCATGCCGTCGTAGCGGGCGAGGTTGCTCGAGACCTCGGAAGGCATGATGATGTAATACGCGCCAAGGGCATACGAAAGATGTGGGCACGAAACCTCGACGACCTCGGCACCCATGTTCTGCAATGCCTTCAATGCCTCGTCAAATCGTGCCTGAACGCCAGGCTGGAATCCTTCGCCAGAGATCTCCTTGATGAGGCCGACCTTCACGCCCTTCAGGTCCATCCTCTGCCCTTCTCGGGCAGCCTTCACGATCGAGGGCAATGGCTTGGGAATGGAGGTCGAATCATGCTCGTCGTATCCGCCGATGAGCTCATGGAGCAGCGCGGAATCGAGAACCGTGCGTGATACTGGACCGATCTGGTCAAGTGAGGATGCCATGGCGATGGCGCCAAAGCGCGATACGCCGCCATAGGTGGGCTTGACGCCGACCGTGCCAGTGAGTGCGCCAGGCTGACGAATCGAGCCGCCAGTGTCCGTTCCCAAGGCGATCGGAGCTTCGAACGATGCGACCGCCGAGGCCGAGCCACCGCCGGAACCGCCAGGGACGCGTTCGGTATCCCAGGGGTTGTGGGTTGTGGTGTATGCACTGTGCTCGGTAGATGAACCCTGCGCGAATTCGTCGAGGTTCGTCTTGCCCAGGATGGGCATTCCCGCAGCCTTGATCTTCGTAATGACCGTTGCATCGTAAGGTGGAACCCAGCCTTCGAGAATCTTCGACGCCGCTGTGGTCTCGATGCCCTTGGTAACAATCATGTCCTTGATTGCGATTGGCACGCCGGCCAGCTCTGGCAGACCTTCGGTGTCTCCGGCGGCGTTCCTCGTATCGAAGGCATCGGCCTGCGCCAACGCCTCATCCTTGGAGACATGCAGGAAAGCCTGAATGCTCGGCTCGGCAGATTCGATGACCCTCAGCTCTGCCTCGACGAGCTCGCGGCTGGAAACCTGCTTGTTCCTGATCTTTTCAGCCATCTCGGCTGCAGACAGTCTGACCAGGTCATCCTGTCGGAAATTCTCTTGCTGTGACATACCCGAACTCACTCCTCACCCATGATTCGCGGTGCAACGAACATGCCATCCTCGGTCGCAGGCGCATCCGCCAAAGCCTGCTTCTGGGTCAGCGGAGTAGCGGCCTCGTCCGGGCGCAGATAGGCCTCGAGAGGTACGGGATTCGCTGTTGGTGGGATGTCGTCTGAAGCAACTTCCTGGACTTTTGCAATGGCATCGGCAATCACATTCAATTGCCCTTGCATTCGCGTGACTTCTTCATCGGTCAACGCGATACGGGCGAGATCACCAAGATGCTCGATTTCTTCACGTGTGAATGTTGGCATAGACCACATCATATGTGTTCAGTGTGACACTGCCCTGACTCCTGTCCTATAGGTTAAAGACAGGTTTCGCGCGCTGAGCGATCCAGGCATGCATGGCCACTGCCGCCGCCGCGCCGGCATTTATCGAACGAACGGAGCCGTATTGGGATATGTATACGACATCATCGGCAAGCTCAAGCGCCCTTTGAGACAGACCAGGACCTTCCGCGCCGAAGATCATGAGACAGCGCTCTGGAAAGCGGTATGTCTCGATGGGAACCGAACCGGGCACATTGTCGATTGCAATGATCCGCGTATGGGCATGCTCCCGCTCGTCATTCGCCCGAATCGCTTCGACAAGGCTTTCGATGCTGGGACTGTGCTCGACATGCTGATAGAGCTCCGTCATCAGCGCGCCTTTTCGATTCCATTTATGCGGTCCGACAATGTGCACGGTTTTCGCCGTGAAGGCGTTGGCGGTCCTGACCATTGAGCCGATGTTGAAATCGTGCGTCCAGTTTTCCATGGCGACTTCGAAGCCATGCCGTCCCTTGTGGTCCAAGTCATCCTTGATTGCCTGGACGGTCCAATAGCGATATTGATCCAGAACGTTGCGATGGTCGCCTGCATCAAGCAGATCCGAGTCAAAGCGCGGGTCAAACCCCGAAAAATCAGGATCGTCTGGTCTTGGTTCGCTGGGATGCGTTTCATTCCAAGGCCCGACTCCGATGGGACGGAAGCTTGGCTCACTGGATGCCGGAGCTGCCTTGGTGACTTCGTTGGGCTCTCTCACCGGGCACTGTCCCGTGCATTGATTTCCTGAGCATCGGTGGCAGCAGCATCGTTCCTCTCAACATTGCTCCTGCCAGCATGAGGAGTGGAGGCGTCATCTCCGTCGGTGCAAGGATTGCTGCCTGCCCTCAACGAGTCCTCGTCATAGACCATGACAAAGGGAATCGCCGCATGCTCTTGCGTGGCCGGATTCACGGTCTCGATCTCGAATTTCCGGGCTCCGTCATCACCGGCATCGACCTTTCCAGCTCCCATGAATTGTCTTCTGGAGCCAATGAGCGTTGCAATGGCGATGACGGTCGCCCCCTCCTTCGCGATGACGCCAAAATCGAGGCCAAGCTCATTGCCATTTCGCAGAGTGACCAATGAGGATGTCTGAATGTAGGACTTCTCACCGAGCCATGAATCGATCAGAATCACGCGCTTGCCATCAATCGACGGGCCCTTGATGCTCGGAAACACAAAATCCATGACGAACGCATCCAATGCTCCCCCCATGGATGCGGCTGCATGCACGATCGAATCGACGATGGGCACCGCAGCCGATGTCAAGGCGCCGACCGCATCGAAATCAGAAAGCGCATACCCGCATCGTTTCAGGGTTTCAAGGAACACGCTGCCGACCAGAGCAGCGCCCCTGTGATCAAATGTGACGGCTGAAAGCTCGCTGAAGGACTTGCCTTCCATCGCGGCAGAGAGCTGTCTGGCCAGACTCGTCCGTGATATGTCATCCGACTCTTCGGAAGCTTGTTGTGACATCATGGCTACAGCCTATCTCATGACTTCGAAACCGAGCCAATGGTGGTTTCCCCACCAATCCTCGCTTCGCCCACGACTGTCGATTCGACATGCTGGGATATCATTCATTGGGCTCTTCGGTAGACTCTTCGGTGGAACCAGAAGCGGAATCAGCAGCGGAACGCTCGTCATCGGCGAGCTCCGCCGCTGTCAGTTCACGGATATCGGCGCGATCCGGTTCGATGGGGCTCACCTCTTCGATCACCTTTGAGCCATCAAGCTTCTCGAGCTTCCTTCCAGTGACAAGAACGCGGGACTCAAGGGTGACGGCAAACTTGTTGTACGCCTTGACTGAGTTGCTTATGGCCTTCCCCAGGGCATTCGCATGGGAACCGAGAGTGTGCATCCGCCCATAGAGCTCCCGTGAAAGATCGAAGAGTTTCTTGGCATCGTCACTCAGACTTTGCTGCTGCCACGCGAATGCCACGGACTTGAGAACCGCCCATAGGGTGACTGGAGAGGTCAGCGCCACCTTGCGGTTGAATGCGTCATCCATCAATGCAGGATCGGACTCCAACGCCGCCTGAAGCAGGGATTCATTGGGAATGAAAGCGATGACAAAGTCAGGAGCGGTCTTGAAGGCATTCCAGTAGGCCTTGTCGCCAAGTGCACGAACATGTTCGCGCAGATCCCTTGCATGCGCCTTCAGCAATTCTGAACGTCGATTG
Protein-coding sequences here:
- the gatA gene encoding Asp-tRNA(Asn)/Glu-tRNA(Gln) amidotransferase subunit GatA, giving the protein MSQQENFRQDDLVRLSAAEMAEKIRNKQVSSRELVEAELRVIESAEPSIQAFLHVSKDEALAQADAFDTRNAAGDTEGLPELAGVPIAIKDMIVTKGIETTAASKILEGWVPPYDATVITKIKAAGMPILGKTNLDEFAQGSSTEHSAYTTTHNPWDTERVPGGSGGGSASAVASFEAPIALGTDTGGSIRQPGALTGTVGVKPTYGGVSRFGAIAMASSLDQIGPVSRTVLDSALLHELIGGYDEHDSTSIPKPLPSIVKAAREGQRMDLKGVKVGLIKEISGEGFQPGVQARFDEALKALQNMGAEVVEVSCPHLSYALGAYYIIMPSEVSSNLARYDGMRYGLRVMPPTGTDQTAANMMAATREAGFGDEVKRRIILGTYALSAGYYDAWYGSAQKVRTLIIRDYENAFKQCDVLVSPTSPSTAFKFGEKMNDPLTMYLEDVATIPANLAGVPAMSIPAGLSDDGLPVGFQFFAPQMRDDLMYRPAAALEAALDQARGGPMLQSMKTPWLESLAK
- the gatC gene encoding Asp-tRNA(Asn)/Glu-tRNA(Gln) amidotransferase subunit GatC; its protein translation is MPTFTREEIEHLGDLARIALTDEEVTRMQGQLNVIADAIAKVQEVASDDIPPTANPVPLEAYLRPDEAATPLTQKQALADAPATEDGMFVAPRIMGEE
- the gatB gene encoding Asp-tRNA(Asn)/Glu-tRNA(Gln) amidotransferase subunit GatB, with the protein product MADTLMKFADAVKKYDPVFGLEVHVELSTNTKLFCPAHIEFGGEPNTQLTPVSLGLPGSLPVVNRTAIDYAIKLGLALHCDIAEWSQFARKNYFYPDMPRNYQISQYDKPLNGNGYLDVELDDGEIFRVPIERAHVEDDAGKNTHVGGADGRIEGADHSLCDYNRAGVPLIEIVTKPVEGAGARAAEIAGAYVRTIRDIVRALNISHARMEQGNMRADVNISLRKTPQDQLGTRSETKNVNSFKGIEKTLTYEIRRQAAILDKGGEILQETRHWDESTQTTAGGRVKSDANDYRYFPDPDLVMVHVTKSHIDELAANMPEMPRERRARLKGEWKFSDLEMRDAVNAGALDLIEDTVKAGTDAAGARKWWMGELSRIANEQGVSLEELSITPQNVADVQNLVTTGKLNDKLAKQTVAGVLAGEGTPAEVVAKHGYQVVSDDGALESAVTEALEKNPDVAEKLRSGNMKPMGAIIGAVMRATHGQADAKAVSKIVIQKIHQK
- a CDS encoding TrmH family RNA methyltransferase; this encodes MREPNEVTKAAPASSEPSFRPIGVGPWNETHPSEPRPDDPDFSGFDPRFDSDLLDAGDHRNVLDQYRYWTVQAIKDDLDHKGRHGFEVAMENWTHDFNIGSMVRTANAFTAKTVHIVGPHKWNRKGALMTELYQHVEHSPSIESLVEAIRANDEREHAHTRIIAIDNVPGSVPIETYRFPERCLMIFGAEGPGLSQRALELADDVVYISQYGSVRSINAGAAAAVAMHAWIAQRAKPVFNL